The Rhododendron vialii isolate Sample 1 chromosome 6a, ASM3025357v1 genome includes a window with the following:
- the LOC131330458 gene encoding putative F-box protein At3g29830 has product MAKRTNVDMFSYLTDTLILIVISFLPFKEAAKTSLLSKRWRNLWRGTKKIEFDQSLFVKQESEESNQGSRKTQKRVFLDFCKLWVGTYPQLSANEFRLALSDPQENDTDTQLLIRFAVDRGVKALDLDFSRPTCDENQVELFELPLFVYEHIGLESLALFSCNFRVSLLNKFLALKSLSLGGVKLTNSCVKDLVSNCPLLESLSLKNCSDLGCINISSTRLRNLVIEKCSDLENGIVVDVPNLRVLKYSGLLVHFEIEYMKGLVEADFDFGFETEFGEYGDLLYQLLGDVWSARVLTVCSYMLQVIPSAEEYPSLKPPFEGVQHLTLKAALDVHEFHGISFFLNSCPHLETLTIDLVPARIFQERGTDLAIDEHEFMSSFELIIVYECVRKSLKVVEINGFKGQLNELVVINYLLFHGLVLDTLSIVLSKEKDPDGADMESSYRKNAQDLLKFNRASASLRILIN; this is encoded by the exons ATGGCTAAGAGAACCAATGTTGATATGTTTTCCTACTTAACAGACACCCTGATTCTCATCGTAATCTCCTTTCTCCCCTTCAAAGAAGCCGCGAAAACATCTCTCTTATCGAAGCGCTGGCGAAACCTTTGGCGTGGAACAAAGAAGATAGAATTTGATCAGAGTCTCTTCGTCAAACAAGAAAGTGAGGAATCCAATCAAGGATCCAGAAAGACTCAGAAAAGGGTTTTCCTGGATTTTTGCAAACTCTGGGTCGGAACTTATCCCCAACTTAGCGCAAATGAATTCCGGCTGGCATTATCAGACCCTCAAGAAAACGATACTGACACCCAACTTCTGATCCGTTTCGCGGTTGATCGCGGAGTGAAAGCACTTGATCTTGACTTCTCACGCCCAACATGCGATGAAAATCAAGTTGAGTTATTCGAACTGCCACTTTTTGTTTACGAACACATAGGGCTGGAGTCATTGGCCTTGTTTTCATGCAACTTCAGGGTTTCCTTGCTCAACAAGTTTCTTGCATTGAAAAGCCTATCTTTGGGAGGGGTAAAATTGACAAATTCTTGTGTCAAGGACTTGGTATCAAACTGTCCATTGCTGGAGAGTTTGAGTTTGAAGAACTGCTCGGATTTAGGGTGCATTAACATTTCTTCGACGCGGCTTAGGAATTTGGTCATTGAAAAGTGCTCGGATCTTGAAAATGGGATCGTGGTCGATGTTCCGAATTTGCGGGTTCTTAAGTATTCTGGGCTACTGGTTCATTTTGAGATCGAGTACATGAAGGGTCTGGTGGAGGCGGATTTCGATTTCGGGTTCGAGACCGAGTTTGGTGAATATGGGGATCTTCTTTATCAACTTCTTGGTGATGTTTGGAGCGCTAGGGTTTTAACGGTGTGCAGTTACATGCTTCAG gtAATTCCATCTGCAGAGGAATACCCTTCACTGAAACCACCTTTCGAAGGGGTCCAACATTTGACGCTGAAGGCGGCATTGGACGTGCATGAATTTCATGGAATATCCTTCTTCCTCAACAGTTGTCCTCATTTGGAAACTCTCACCATTGATTTGGTCCCTGCAAGAATATTTCAA GAGCGGGGAACAGATCTGGCTATTGACGAACACGAGTTCATGAGCAGTTTCGAGCTCATAATAGTGTACGAATGCGTGAGGAAAAGCCTGAAGGTGGTGGAAATAAATGGATTCAAAGGGCAGTTGAATGAATTGGTGGTGATCAATTATCTGCTCTTTCATGGACTTGTGCTCGACACACTGTCCATTGTCCTGTCCAAGGAAAAGGATCCTGATGGCGCAGACATGGAGTCCTCGTACCGCAAAAATGCCCAGGACTTGCTCAAGTTCAACAGGGCCTCAGCGTCTCTGAGAATATTGATCAACTAA
- the LOC131328744 gene encoding cysteine-rich repeat secretory protein 38-like: MSSSALLSPLFLLSISLFLPLALAISPIDYSCPSGTFAPNSTYSKNLNNLLSYLDSETPLTGFSNGSLGLSPNRTYGLALCRGDINSSFCKACVDQASSDIQKICPLKKEAVVWYEFCELRYSNLSFFGQIDNGDKFYQVNHNESSNPVSFNQQVITLLKWLREEAIISPKLYANGALISIENSPTVYGVVQCTRDLSSANCNECLTGAINLVPKLALGRVGAKIWSGSCNVRYEIYQFYTA, translated from the coding sequence ATGTCTTCCTCTGcacttctctctcctctcttcctcctctccatctctctcttcctcccgcTCGCCCTTGCAATCTCCCCAATCGACTATTCTTGCCCCTCCGGAACTTTCGCTCCCAATAGCACTTATAGCAAAAACTTGAACAACCTCTTGAGTTATCTCGACTCTGAAACTCCGCTGACCGGGTTTAGTAATGGCTCGCTAGGCTTGAGCCCGAATCGGACCTACGGTCTCGCTCTCTGCCGAGGTGACATCAATAGCTCATTCTGCAAAGCCTGTGTTGACCAGGCAAGCAGCGATATTCAAAAGATTTGCCCATTGAAGAAAGAAGCAGTCGTATGGTACGAATTTTGTGAATTGAGATACTCTAACCTCAGTTTCTTCGGCCAAATTGATAACGGGGATAAGTTTTACCAGGTGAACCATAATGAATCGAGCAACCCGGTTTCTTTCAATCAACAGGTCATAACGTTATTAAAATGGTTAAGGGAAGAAGCCATTATAAGCCCGAAATTGTATGCCAACGGGGCATTAATTAGTATTGAGAACTCGCCGACGGTTTATGGGGTGGTTCAGTGCACCAGGGATCTTTCCAGTGCTAATTGCAACGAGTGTTTAACCGGGGCTATTAATTTGGTTCCAAAATTAGCATTGGGAAGAGTAGGAGCGAAAATTTGGAGCGGGAGTTGTAATGTGCGGTACGAGATATACCAATTTTACACTGCGTAG
- the LOC131330456 gene encoding tryptophan synthase beta chain 2, chloroplastic isoform X1: MEPEPKPVLLRPDPFGRYGKFGGKYVPETLMHALTELESAFHSLAGDQDFQKELDGILKDYVGRESPLYFAERLTEHYRRPNGEGPHVYLKREDLNHTGAHKINNAVAQALLAKRLGKQRIIAETGAGQHGVATATVCARFGLECVIYMGAQDMERQSLNVFRMRLLGAEVRAVHSGTATLKDATSEAIRDWVTNVESTHYILGSVAGPHPYPMMVRDFHAVIGKETRKQALEKWGGKPDILVACVGGGSNAMGLFHEFVEDEDVRLIGAEAAGFGLDSGKHAATLTKGEVGVLHGAMSYLLQDEDGQIVEPHSISAGLDYPGVGPEHSFLKDLGRAEYYSITDERRWKRLSRLEGIIPALETSHALAYLEKLCPTLPNGTKVVLNCSGRGDKDVMTAAKFLQV, encoded by the exons ATGGAGCCCGAACCCAAGCCCGTTCTGCTGAGACCTGACCCGTTCGGACGGTACGGTAAATTCGGCGGGAAGTACGTGCCCGAAACTCTCATGCACGCTCTCACCGAGCTCGAATCCGCTTTTCATTCTCTCGCCGGAGACCAAGATTTTCAG AAAGAACTGGACGGGATACTGAAAGATTATGTTGGTAGAGAGAGCCCTCTTTATTTTGCAGAACGGCTAACTGAGCACTATAGGCGTCCCAATGGCGAAGGGCCGCATGTTTACCTCAAGAGAGAGGATCTTAACCACACTGGTGCCCATAAAATCAATAATGCTGTGGCTCAAGCTTTGCTTGCAAAACGCCTGGGGAAGCAACGCATTATTGCAGAAACTGGGGCTGGTCAGCATGGAGTCGCCACAGCCACCGTATGTGCTCGATTTGGTTTGGAGTGTGTTATTTATATGGGAGCTCAAGATATGGAAAGGCAATCTTTAAATGTCTTCAGAATGCGACTTCTTGGAGCTGAG GTTAGGGCTGTTCATTCTGGTACTGCCACATTGAAAGATGCTACATCAGAGGCTATACGAGATTGGGTGACTAACGTGGAATCAACCCACTATATCTTGGGATCTGTTGCTGGGCCACATCCATACCCCATGATGGTTCGAGATTTTCATGCGGTGATTGGCAAAGAGACAAGGAAACAAGCATTGGAAAAATGGGGTGGGAAACCAGACATTCTTGTTGCCTGTGTTGGTGGAGGTTCAAATGCCATGGGACTTTTTCATGAATTTGTGGAAGATGAAGATGTTAGGCTGATTGGTGCTGAAGCTGCAGGTTTCGGATTGGATAGTGGTAAGCATGCTGCTACCTTGACTAAAGGGGAGGTTGGTGTGCTGCACGGAGCTATGAGCTATTTATTGCAAGACGAAGATGGGCAAATAGTTGAGCCTCATTCCATTAGTGCAGG CCTGGATTACCCTGGAGTTGGACCAGAACACAGCTTTTTGAAAGACTTAGGGCGTGCTGAATACTATAGCATCACAGATGAGAGGCGTTGGAAG AGATTATCTCGACTAGAAGGCATAATTCCGGCACTGGAGACATCACATGCTCTTGCATATCTGGAGAAACTGTGTCCCACCCTCCCAAATGGTACTAAGGTTGTGCTTAACTGCAGTGGCAGAGGAGATAAGGACGTCATGACGGCCGCTAAATTTCTGCAGGTTTAA
- the LOC131330457 gene encoding glucose-6-phosphate/phosphate translocator 1, chloroplastic-like — protein MISSVKQPTVPITGSIVFRPKLTAPLRQFSVLPPLPALKTRGKTSAIAIAKPLCVSSVEGFGELNKKRSLIACKAYEADRSEPIEEGAKQVPSEAAKKLKIGVYFATWWALNVVFNIYNKKVLNAFPFPWLTSTLSLACGSLMMLISWATRLAEAPKTDFEFWKALLPVALAHTIGHVAATVSMSKVAVSFTHIIKSGEPAFSVLVSRFLLGETFPASVYLSLIPIIGGCGLAALTELNFNMTGFMGAMISNLAFVFRNIFSKRGMKGKSVGGMNYYACLSMLSLLILTPFAIAVEGPQMWAVGWETALSQIGPQFIWWVAAQSVFYHLYNQVSYMSLDQISPLTFSIGNTMKRISVIVSSIIIFHTPVQPINALGAAIAILGTFLYSQAKQ, from the exons CGTCAATTCTCGGTTCTACCTCCACTGCCGGCGTTAAAAACCCGAGGGAAGACCTCCGCTATCGCTATCGCAAAACCCTTGTGTGTTTCTTCTGTTGAGGGTTTTGGGGAATTGAATAAAAAACGGTCTTTGATCGCATGCAAGGCGTACGAGGCGGATCGGTCGGAGCCGATCGAGGAGGGAGCGAAGCAGGTGCCATCGGAGGCGGCTAAGAAGCTCAAGATCGGTGTCTACTTCGCGACGTGGTGGGCTTTGAACGTGGTGTTTAATATTTACAATAAGAAAGTGCTGAATGCTTTCCCTTTTCCGTGGCTCACTTCGACTCTCTCGCTCGCTTGTGGATCTCTCATGATGTTGATCTCTTGGGCTACTAGACTAGCCGAAGCTCCTAAGACTGATTTCGAGTTCTGGAAAGCACTCCTCCCT GTTGCCCTGGCGCATACAATTGGGCATGTAGCCGCTACAGTGAGTATGTCAAAAGTTGCAGTGTCGTTCACTCACATCATCAAGAGTGGTGAGCCTGCTTTCAGTGTGTTGGTCTCGAGGTTCCTCTTGGGTGAAACTTTCCCCGCCTCGGTTTACTTGTCCCTCATTCCGATCATCGGTGGCTGCGGTCTTGCTGCTTTGACTGAGCTCAACTTCAATATGACTG GTTTTATGGGTGCCATGATATCCAACTTGGCGTTTGTATTCCGCAACATATTTTCAAAGAGGGGTATGAAGGGGAAGTCTGTTGGTGGAATGAACTACTATGCGTGTCTCTCTATGTTGTCTCTCTTGATTCTCACTCCATTTGCAATTGCTGTGGAGGGACCACAGATGTGGGCAGTTGGTTGGGAAACGGCTCTCTCTCAAATTGGACCCCAGTTCATCTG GTGGGTGGCGGCCCAAAGCGTGTTCTACCACCTATACAATCAGGTCTCATACATGTCCCTGGACCAGATCTCTCCCTTGACATTTAGCATTGGAAACACCATGAAACGTATATCTGTCATAGTCTCGTCTATCATCATCTTCCATACACCTGTCCAGCCCATCAATGCCCTTGGAGCAGCAATCGCAATCCTTGGAACCTTCTTGTATTCCCag GCAAAGCAGTGA
- the LOC131330456 gene encoding tryptophan synthase beta chain 2, chloroplastic isoform X2 has translation MEPEPKPVLLRPDPFGRYGKFGGKYVPETLMHALTELESAFHSLAGDQDFQKELDGILKDYVGRESPLYFAERLTEHYRRPNGEGPHVYLKREDLNHTGAHKINNAVAQALLAKRLGKQRIIAETGAGQHGVATATVCARFGLECVIYMGAQDMERQSLNVFRMRLLGAEVRAVHSGTATLKDATSEAIRDWVTNVESTHYILGSVAGPHPYPMMVRDFHAVIGKETRKQALEKWGGKPDILVACVGGGSNAMGLFHEFVEDEDVRLIGAEAAGFGLDSGKHAATLTKGEVGVLHGAMSYLLQDEDGQIVEPHSISAGLDYPGVGPEHSFLKDLGRAEYYSITDERRWKPLRDYLD, from the exons ATGGAGCCCGAACCCAAGCCCGTTCTGCTGAGACCTGACCCGTTCGGACGGTACGGTAAATTCGGCGGGAAGTACGTGCCCGAAACTCTCATGCACGCTCTCACCGAGCTCGAATCCGCTTTTCATTCTCTCGCCGGAGACCAAGATTTTCAG AAAGAACTGGACGGGATACTGAAAGATTATGTTGGTAGAGAGAGCCCTCTTTATTTTGCAGAACGGCTAACTGAGCACTATAGGCGTCCCAATGGCGAAGGGCCGCATGTTTACCTCAAGAGAGAGGATCTTAACCACACTGGTGCCCATAAAATCAATAATGCTGTGGCTCAAGCTTTGCTTGCAAAACGCCTGGGGAAGCAACGCATTATTGCAGAAACTGGGGCTGGTCAGCATGGAGTCGCCACAGCCACCGTATGTGCTCGATTTGGTTTGGAGTGTGTTATTTATATGGGAGCTCAAGATATGGAAAGGCAATCTTTAAATGTCTTCAGAATGCGACTTCTTGGAGCTGAG GTTAGGGCTGTTCATTCTGGTACTGCCACATTGAAAGATGCTACATCAGAGGCTATACGAGATTGGGTGACTAACGTGGAATCAACCCACTATATCTTGGGATCTGTTGCTGGGCCACATCCATACCCCATGATGGTTCGAGATTTTCATGCGGTGATTGGCAAAGAGACAAGGAAACAAGCATTGGAAAAATGGGGTGGGAAACCAGACATTCTTGTTGCCTGTGTTGGTGGAGGTTCAAATGCCATGGGACTTTTTCATGAATTTGTGGAAGATGAAGATGTTAGGCTGATTGGTGCTGAAGCTGCAGGTTTCGGATTGGATAGTGGTAAGCATGCTGCTACCTTGACTAAAGGGGAGGTTGGTGTGCTGCACGGAGCTATGAGCTATTTATTGCAAGACGAAGATGGGCAAATAGTTGAGCCTCATTCCATTAGTGCAGG CCTGGATTACCCTGGAGTTGGACCAGAACACAGCTTTTTGAAAGACTTAGGGCGTGCTGAATACTATAGCATCACAGATGAGAGGCGTTGGAAG CCTTTAAGAGATTATCTCGACTAG